From one Streptomyces sp. ICC1 genomic stretch:
- a CDS encoding enoyl-CoA hydratase/isomerase family protein, producing MALLDKDGVRLTVDETVATVTLTNPAKRNAQSPALWRALTEAGRSLPGTVRVVVLRGEGKSFSAGLDRQAFTPEGFEGEPSFLDLARGSQELLDSTIAEYQEAFTWWRRNDIISVAAVQGHAIGAGFQLALACDLRVVADDVQFAMRETGLGLVPDLGGTQPLTSLVGYARALEICATGRFVHAEEAERVGLANLVVPAGELDAAVQDLTTALLAPPRDAVIEVKALLRDAGSRTYDDQRAAERAAQARRLRDLAGLSD from the coding sequence ATGGCTCTGCTCGACAAGGACGGCGTACGGCTCACCGTCGACGAGACGGTCGCCACGGTGACATTGACCAATCCGGCCAAGCGAAACGCTCAATCCCCCGCGCTCTGGCGGGCGTTGACGGAGGCCGGACGGTCGTTGCCGGGCACCGTCCGGGTCGTCGTGCTGCGCGGCGAAGGCAAGTCCTTCTCCGCAGGGCTCGACCGGCAGGCATTCACCCCCGAAGGCTTCGAGGGCGAGCCGTCCTTCCTTGACCTGGCGCGCGGTTCGCAGGAACTGCTCGACTCCACCATCGCCGAGTACCAGGAGGCATTCACCTGGTGGCGGCGCAACGACATCATCTCCGTGGCCGCGGTTCAGGGGCACGCGATCGGTGCCGGATTCCAGCTTGCCCTCGCGTGCGATCTGCGCGTCGTCGCGGACGACGTGCAGTTCGCCATGCGCGAGACCGGGCTGGGCCTGGTCCCCGACCTCGGGGGCACCCAGCCGCTGACCTCGCTGGTCGGCTATGCCCGCGCGCTCGAGATCTGCGCGACGGGCCGCTTCGTGCACGCCGAGGAGGCCGAGCGGGTGGGTCTCGCGAACCTGGTCGTCCCGGCCGGGGAACTCGACGCGGCGGTCCAGGACCTCACCACGGCGCTGCTGGCTCCGCCGCGGGACGCGGTGATCGAGGTCAAGGCGCTGCTCCGGGACGCGGGCTCGCGCACGTACGACGACCAGCGCGCGGCGGAGCGCGCGGCCCAGGCCCGCCGCCTCCGCGACCTGGCAGGCCTCTCGGACTAG
- a CDS encoding helix-turn-helix domain-containing protein — translation MAETLKKGSRVTGAARDKLAADLKKQYDSGASIRALAESTGRSYGFVHRMLSESGVTLRGRGGATRGKKAATA, via the coding sequence GTGGCCGAAACTCTGAAGAAGGGCAGCCGGGTAACCGGCGCCGCGCGCGACAAGCTCGCGGCAGACCTGAAGAAGCAGTACGACTCCGGTGCGAGTATCCGGGCGCTGGCCGAATCTACCGGCCGGTCCTACGGATTCGTCCATCGGATGCTCAGCGAGTCCGGAGTCACGCTGCGTGGTCGCGGTGGCGCGACGCGCGGCAAGAAGGCGGCTACGGCCTGA
- a CDS encoding ABC-F family ATP-binding cassette domain-containing protein: MITATGIELRAGARILIENASFRIAKGDRIGLVGRNGAGKTTLTKCLAGEGTPAGGSIARSGEVGYLPQDPRTGDLDVLASDRILSARGLDVLLKKMRMNEERISSGAGATREKALRQYERQETEFLTKGGYAAESEAATISAALGLPDRVLGQPLHTLSGGQRRRVELARILFSDADTLLLDEPTNHLDADSIVWLRDYLKNYRGGFIVISHDVDLVETVVNKVFYLDANRAQIDVYNMGWKLYQQQREADEKRRKRERQNAEKKAAALNSQADKMRAKATKTVAAQNMAKRADRLLAGLDAVRVSDKVAKLRFPDPAPCGKTPLTAEGLSKSYGSLEIFTDVDLAIDKGSRVVILGLNGAGKTTLLRLLSGTEKPDTGTVVPGHGLKLGYYAQEHETLDPERSVLENMRSSAPDLDLVAVRKTLGSFLFSGDDVDKPAGVLSGGEKTRLALATLVVSSANVLLLDEPTNNLDPASREEILGALRTYKGAVILVTHDEGAVEALEPERIILLPDGVEDLWGPDYRDLVSLA, from the coding sequence GTGATCACCGCCACCGGCATCGAGCTGCGCGCCGGCGCCCGCATCCTCATCGAGAACGCTTCCTTCCGCATCGCCAAGGGCGACCGGATCGGCCTCGTCGGCCGCAACGGAGCCGGCAAGACCACCCTCACCAAGTGCCTCGCGGGCGAGGGAACGCCGGCCGGCGGCAGCATCGCCCGCTCGGGCGAGGTCGGCTACCTCCCGCAGGACCCCCGCACCGGCGACCTCGACGTCCTGGCCAGCGACCGGATCCTCTCCGCGCGCGGCCTCGACGTCCTGCTCAAGAAGATGCGGATGAACGAGGAGCGCATCTCCTCCGGCGCCGGCGCCACCCGCGAGAAGGCGCTGCGCCAGTACGAGCGCCAGGAGACCGAGTTCCTCACCAAGGGCGGTTACGCCGCCGAGTCCGAGGCCGCGACCATCTCGGCCGCCCTCGGCCTGCCCGACCGGGTGCTCGGCCAGCCGCTGCACACCCTCTCCGGCGGTCAGCGCCGCCGCGTCGAGCTCGCCCGGATCCTCTTCTCGGACGCCGACACCCTGCTCCTCGACGAGCCGACCAACCACCTCGACGCCGACTCGATCGTGTGGCTGCGCGACTACCTGAAGAACTACCGCGGCGGCTTCATCGTGATCTCCCACGACGTCGACCTGGTCGAGACGGTCGTCAACAAGGTCTTCTACCTGGACGCCAACCGCGCCCAGATCGACGTCTACAACATGGGCTGGAAGCTCTACCAGCAGCAGCGCGAGGCCGACGAGAAGCGCCGCAAGCGCGAGCGCCAGAACGCGGAGAAGAAGGCCGCGGCGCTGAACTCGCAGGCCGACAAGATGCGCGCCAAGGCCACCAAGACGGTCGCCGCGCAGAACATGGCCAAGCGCGCCGACCGGCTGCTCGCCGGCCTGGACGCCGTCCGGGTCTCCGACAAGGTCGCCAAGCTGCGCTTCCCGGACCCGGCGCCCTGCGGCAAGACCCCGCTGACCGCCGAGGGCCTGTCGAAGTCCTACGGCTCGCTGGAGATCTTCACCGACGTCGACCTGGCCATCGACAAGGGCTCCCGCGTCGTCATCCTCGGCCTCAACGGCGCCGGCAAGACCACGCTGCTGCGCCTGCTCTCGGGCACCGAGAAGCCCGACACCGGCACGGTCGTCCCCGGCCACGGCCTCAAGCTCGGCTACTACGCCCAGGAGCACGAGACCCTGGACCCGGAGCGGAGCGTCCTGGAGAACATGCGCTCCTCGGCGCCGGACCTGGACCTGGTCGCCGTACGCAAGACGCTCGGCTCCTTCCTCTTCTCCGGCGACGACGTGGACAAGCCGGCCGGCGTCCTGTCCGGCGGCGAGAAGACCCGCCTCGCCCTGGCCACCCTGGTCGTCTCCTCGGCGAACGTGCTGCTGCTCGACGAGCCCACGAACAACCTCGACCCGGCGAGCCGCGAGGAGATCCTGGGCGCGCTGCGGACGTACAAGGGCGCCGTCATCCTCGTCACGCACGACGAGGGCGCCGTCGAGGCGCTGGAGCCGGAGCGGATCATCTTGCTCCCGGACGGCGTCGAGGACCTGTGGGGCCCGGACTACCGGGACCTCGTGTCGCTCGCCTGA
- a CDS encoding neutral zinc metallopeptidase yields MQFDDNANLDTSEVKDVRGSRIPGGRATIGGGIVGFIALVMGLLFGVGPEQLGLSDGSPEPASSSNSAAQVQQTCKTGQDANAREDCRLVAVINSTQDFWKQEFARRGAQYSPAQTVFFTGKVGTACGAATSAVGPFYCPGDRQVYLDLGFFNELRTKFGASGGPFAQAYVVAHEYGHHIQNLTGTLQKAQDGRQGANSNAVRVELQADCYAGVWAHNATKTPDESTGKPLITSLTDQDIKDGLDAAAAVGDDRIQEKFQGRVTPESWTHGSAEQRQQWFYQGYRTGDMAQCNTFR; encoded by the coding sequence ATGCAGTTCGACGACAACGCCAATCTGGACACTTCCGAGGTCAAGGATGTGCGCGGCAGCCGCATCCCGGGCGGGCGGGCCACGATCGGCGGCGGCATCGTGGGTTTCATCGCCCTCGTCATGGGCCTGCTCTTCGGGGTGGGTCCCGAGCAGCTGGGCCTGTCCGACGGAAGTCCGGAGCCCGCGTCGAGCTCGAATTCCGCGGCCCAGGTGCAGCAGACCTGCAAGACCGGGCAGGACGCGAACGCGCGCGAGGACTGCCGGCTGGTGGCGGTGATCAACAGCACCCAGGACTTCTGGAAGCAGGAGTTCGCCCGCCGCGGCGCCCAGTACAGCCCGGCCCAGACCGTGTTCTTCACCGGGAAGGTGGGCACCGCCTGCGGCGCGGCCACCTCCGCGGTCGGCCCGTTCTACTGCCCCGGCGACCGGCAGGTCTATCTGGACCTCGGCTTCTTCAACGAGCTGCGCACCAAGTTCGGCGCGAGCGGCGGCCCCTTCGCCCAGGCGTACGTGGTGGCCCACGAGTACGGGCACCACATCCAGAACCTGACGGGCACCCTGCAGAAGGCCCAGGACGGCCGGCAGGGCGCGAACAGCAACGCCGTACGCGTCGAGCTGCAGGCCGACTGCTACGCCGGGGTGTGGGCGCACAACGCGACGAAGACCCCGGACGAGTCCACCGGCAAGCCGCTGATCACCAGCCTGACCGACCAGGACATCAAGGACGGCCTGGACGCGGCCGCCGCGGTGGGCGACGACCGGATCCAGGAGAAGTTCCAGGGCCGGGTGACCCCGGAGTCCTGGACGCACGGCAGCGCCGAGCAGCGCCAGCAGTGGTTCTACCAGGGCTACCGCACGGGCGACATGGCCCAGTGCAACACCTTCCGCTGA
- a CDS encoding VOC family protein: MAGVPSICPTLLYTDAKAAIQQLTEAFGFTQVAAYEGEDGSVTHAELSYGNGMVMLGSKGRGGAFDKAMEAAGPAGVYVVVDDVDAHHRRAVEHGVEILMEPADQDYGSRDYMARDAGGNVWSFGTYAPQV; encoded by the coding sequence ATGGCAGGCGTTCCGTCCATCTGTCCGACACTGCTCTACACCGACGCCAAGGCCGCCATCCAGCAGCTGACCGAGGCCTTCGGCTTCACCCAGGTCGCGGCGTACGAAGGGGAGGACGGGTCCGTGACGCACGCGGAGCTGTCCTACGGGAACGGCATGGTCATGCTCGGCAGCAAGGGCCGCGGCGGCGCCTTCGACAAGGCCATGGAGGCGGCGGGCCCGGCCGGGGTCTACGTCGTCGTCGACGACGTGGACGCCCACCACCGGCGGGCCGTCGAGCACGGCGTGGAGATCCTGATGGAGCCGGCCGACCAGGACTACGGCTCGCGGGACTACATGGCCCGTGACGCCGGGGGCAACGTGTGGAGCTTCGGTACGTACGCGCCGCAGGTCTGA
- a CDS encoding alpha/beta fold hydrolase, with the protein MRTATATAAAVTTTLLGAGAAALTAAALAGRCAADAALRTEPGRPLPGSPLLSVHSTAAGRVELTRSLTSLRPGTYGLTGPGVHAVVGPVLPDAPHGPDTVVRRLVAVTHGSLDPGTRVTLTPQVHLGNPGSALGLDHADVDVPGELGALPAWFVPAARDTWVITVHGLGATREHPMVVMPFLHRHRLPVLDLAYRGDLGAPASPDGLGHLGESEWRDLDAAIRYALRYGARRVVLHGWSTGATMALHAAERSALASRIAGLVLDSPVLDWHATLRALAAARRTPAPLLPFAVKAAEGRAGLRADRRAPGADPAALKIPVLVFHGPDDALAPWEPSRRLAAARPDLVTLRTVPGAAHGAMWNADPAGYEEALRRFLTPLM; encoded by the coding sequence GTGCGCACCGCTACAGCGACGGCAGCGGCCGTCACCACGACCTTGCTCGGCGCCGGCGCGGCAGCCCTCACCGCCGCCGCCCTGGCGGGCCGCTGCGCCGCCGACGCGGCCCTGCGGACCGAGCCGGGCCGCCCGCTCCCCGGCAGCCCCCTGCTCAGCGTCCACTCCACCGCCGCCGGACGGGTCGAGCTGACCCGCTCCCTGACCTCCCTGCGCCCCGGCACCTACGGGCTCACCGGGCCCGGGGTGCACGCCGTGGTCGGGCCCGTCCTCCCGGACGCTCCGCACGGGCCCGACACCGTGGTGCGCCGGCTCGTCGCCGTCACCCACGGCAGCCTCGACCCCGGCACCCGCGTCACCCTCACCCCCCAGGTCCACCTGGGGAACCCCGGCTCCGCCCTCGGGCTGGACCACGCCGACGTGGACGTCCCCGGCGAGCTCGGGGCACTGCCCGCCTGGTTCGTCCCCGCGGCCCGGGACACCTGGGTGATCACCGTCCACGGGCTCGGCGCCACCCGGGAGCACCCGATGGTGGTCATGCCCTTCCTCCACCGCCACCGGCTGCCCGTCCTGGACCTCGCCTACCGCGGAGACCTCGGCGCCCCCGCCTCCCCGGACGGCCTCGGCCACCTCGGCGAGTCCGAATGGCGCGACCTCGACGCGGCCATCCGCTACGCCCTGCGCTACGGAGCCCGCCGCGTCGTCCTGCACGGCTGGTCCACCGGCGCCACCATGGCCCTGCACGCGGCCGAGCGCTCGGCGCTGGCCTCTCGGATCGCCGGGCTGGTCCTCGACTCGCCCGTGCTGGACTGGCACGCCACCCTGCGCGCGCTGGCCGCCGCGCGCCGCACCCCGGCCCCGCTGCTCCCCTTCGCCGTCAAGGCCGCGGAGGGGCGCGCGGGCCTGCGCGCCGACCGCCGGGCCCCGGGCGCGGATCCGGCCGCGCTGAAGATCCCCGTGCTGGTCTTCCACGGCCCCGACGACGCGCTCGCCCCCTGGGAGCCCTCCCGCCGGCTCGCCGCCGCCCGCCCCGACCTGGTGACCCTGCGGACCGTTCCCGGAGCCGCGCACGGGGCGATGTGGAACGCCGACCCGGCCGGATACGAGGAGGCCCTGCGCCGCTTCCTGACCCCTCTCATGTAG
- a CDS encoding inorganic phosphate transporter, whose protein sequence is MEHITLLLGIVIITALVFDFTNGFHDTANAMATTISTGALKPKTAVAMSAVLNLVGAFMSVEVAKTISKGLVNEEGIQPEVIFAALVGAILWNLVTWLVGLPSSSSHALMGGLIGAAVASAGMGAVNGSVVVTKVLIPAIAAPLVAGMAAYLATKVTYKVGKGMGEKTSAKGYRSGQIASAGLVSLAHGTNDAQKTMGIITLALVAGGAIAPGSNPPVWVIVSAGLAIAMGTYLGGWRIIRTMGSGLTDLQPQQGFAAQTSAASVILASSSLGFSLSTTHACSGAVMGSGLGRKGGVVRWSTASRMFMAWGLTLPAAALVAAGAELVMRAGDIGVAAVTVFLVGSCVAIWFISRRQVVDHTNVNEVSPAGAEEAGVVTTAIAAVTVPPTAAATAGSTAAVTDEELKATIPAATTTPAAPAAAL, encoded by the coding sequence ATGGAGCACATAACGCTTCTCCTCGGGATCGTGATCATCACCGCTCTCGTGTTCGATTTCACGAACGGTTTTCACGACACGGCCAACGCGATGGCCACCACCATCTCGACCGGCGCCCTCAAGCCCAAGACCGCGGTGGCCATGTCCGCCGTGCTCAACCTCGTCGGCGCGTTCATGTCCGTGGAGGTCGCCAAGACGATCTCCAAGGGACTCGTCAACGAGGAAGGCATCCAGCCGGAGGTCATCTTCGCCGCACTGGTCGGCGCGATCCTCTGGAACCTCGTCACCTGGCTGGTCGGACTGCCCTCCAGTTCCTCCCACGCCCTGATGGGCGGCCTGATCGGCGCAGCGGTCGCCTCCGCCGGCATGGGAGCGGTCAACGGCAGCGTCGTCGTCACCAAGGTGCTGATCCCCGCGATCGCCGCTCCGCTCGTCGCCGGCATGGCCGCGTACCTGGCCACGAAGGTCACGTACAAGGTCGGCAAGGGCATGGGCGAGAAGACCTCGGCCAAGGGCTACCGCTCCGGGCAGATCGCTTCCGCCGGTCTCGTCTCGCTCGCGCACGGCACCAACGACGCGCAGAAGACGATGGGCATCATCACCCTGGCGCTCGTCGCCGGCGGCGCCATCGCCCCCGGCTCCAACCCGCCGGTGTGGGTCATCGTCTCCGCCGGCCTGGCCATCGCGATGGGCACCTACCTGGGCGGCTGGCGCATCATCCGCACCATGGGCAGCGGCCTGACCGACCTGCAGCCGCAGCAGGGCTTCGCCGCCCAGACCTCGGCCGCCAGCGTCATCCTGGCCTCCTCCTCGCTCGGCTTCTCCCTCTCCACCACCCACGCCTGCTCCGGCGCCGTCATGGGCTCGGGTCTGGGGCGCAAGGGCGGCGTGGTCCGCTGGTCCACCGCCTCCCGGATGTTCATGGCCTGGGGCCTGACCCTGCCGGCCGCCGCGCTGGTCGCGGCCGGTGCCGAGCTGGTCATGCGGGCCGGGGACATCGGCGTCGCCGCCGTCACGGTCTTCCTGGTCGGCTCCTGCGTCGCCATCTGGTTCATCTCCCGCCGCCAGGTCGTCGACCACACCAACGTCAACGAGGTGTCGCCCGCCGGCGCCGAGGAGGCGGGCGTCGTCACCACCGCGATCGCGGCGGTCACCGTCCCGCCGACCGCCGCCGCCACCGCCGGCAGCACCGCCGCGGTGACGGACGAGGAACTCAAGGCCACCATCCCGGCCGCGACGACGACCCCCGCGGCCCCGGCCGCGGCGCTCTGA
- a CDS encoding cobalamin biosynthesis protein, whose protein sequence is MRADRVFAYGATAGLIGDRILGDPRRGHPVAAFGRPAAAVERALWRDDRARGALHTLVCAGGAAAIGALGARAVRSRPAAARVALTAAATWAVVGGTSLGREARAIGGALAAGNTEAARARLPHLCGRDPQALDEQQMARAVVESVAENTSDAVVGALVWGAVAGVPGLLAFRAVNTLDAMVGHKSPRHLRYGWASARLDDVAGWPGARLTALAAVLAGPDRRGAVRAWRADAAKHPSPNAGPVESSFAGALGVRLGGTLAYAGRVEHRAVLNGGTGRPVEVADIERAVRLSRQVTWVALGACVAARTLAAGISRTGKGRA, encoded by the coding sequence ATGCGTGCCGACCGCGTCTTCGCGTACGGCGCCACGGCCGGCCTGATCGGCGACCGGATCCTCGGGGATCCGCGCCGAGGGCATCCCGTGGCCGCCTTCGGACGACCCGCCGCCGCGGTCGAACGCGCCCTGTGGCGCGACGACCGCGCGCGGGGCGCCCTGCACACCCTGGTGTGCGCCGGGGGCGCGGCCGCGATCGGCGCGCTGGGCGCCCGCGCCGTGCGCTCCCGGCCCGCCGCCGCCCGCGTCGCCCTCACCGCCGCCGCCACCTGGGCCGTCGTGGGCGGCACCTCGCTGGGCCGGGAGGCCCGCGCCATCGGCGGCGCGCTCGCCGCCGGGAACACCGAGGCGGCCCGGGCCCGGCTGCCCCACCTGTGCGGACGCGACCCGCAGGCCCTGGACGAGCAGCAGATGGCCCGCGCGGTCGTCGAGTCGGTCGCCGAGAACACCTCCGACGCGGTGGTCGGGGCCCTGGTGTGGGGCGCCGTCGCCGGCGTCCCCGGGCTGCTGGCCTTCCGCGCCGTGAACACCCTGGACGCGATGGTCGGCCACAAGTCGCCCCGCCACCTGCGCTACGGCTGGGCCTCGGCCCGGCTCGACGACGTCGCGGGCTGGCCGGGCGCCCGGCTGACGGCGCTGGCCGCCGTCCTGGCCGGTCCCGACCGGCGGGGAGCCGTACGGGCCTGGCGCGCGGACGCGGCCAAGCACCCGAGCCCGAACGCCGGGCCCGTGGAGTCCTCCTTCGCCGGGGCGCTCGGCGTACGGCTGGGCGGGACCCTGGCGTACGCGGGCCGGGTAGAACACCGGGCCGTGCTGAACGGCGGGACCGGGCGGCCCGTGGAGGTCGCGGACATCGAACGCGCGGTGCGGCTGTCGCGCCAGGTGACGTGGGTGGCGCTGGGGGCCTGTGTGGCCGCCCGGACCCTGGCCGCCGGCATCTCCCGTACAGGAAAGGGGCGCGCATGA
- a CDS encoding cobyric acid synthase, whose product MSGAKRGGGLLVAGTTSDAGKSVVTAGICRWLARSGVKVAPFKAQNMSLNSFVTREGAEIGRAQAMQAQAARVEPTALMNPVLLKPGSDRSSQVVLLGKPVGEMSARGYHGGRQEQLLGIVTDCLEQLRGTYDAVICEGAGSPAEINLRRTDIVNMGIARAARFPVVVVGDIDRGGVFASFFGTTALLSPEDQSLIAGYMVNKFRGDVTLLEPGMEMLRGLTGRATYGVLPFQHGLGIDEEDGLRVSLRGAVRESVVAPPVGEDVLRVAVCAVPLMSNFTDVDALAAEPGVVVRFVDRAEELVDADLVVVPGTRGTVKALAWLRERGLADALARRAAEGRPVLGICGGFQVLGEHIEDEVESKAGSVPGLGLLPVRVRFEREKTLARPVGSALGEPVEGYEIHHGVAEVLGGTPFLDGCRVGSVWGTHWHGSLESDGFRRAFLREVAAAAGRRFVPAPDTSFATLREEQLDLLGDLVEEHADTDALLRLIETGAPSGLPFLPPGAP is encoded by the coding sequence ATGAGCGGCGCGAAGCGCGGCGGGGGGCTCCTCGTCGCCGGTACGACGTCCGACGCGGGCAAGAGCGTGGTCACGGCGGGCATCTGCCGCTGGCTGGCGCGCAGCGGGGTGAAGGTGGCCCCCTTCAAGGCGCAGAACATGTCGCTGAACTCCTTCGTGACGAGGGAGGGCGCCGAGATCGGGCGCGCGCAGGCCATGCAGGCCCAGGCCGCCCGCGTGGAGCCGACCGCGCTGATGAACCCGGTACTGCTCAAGCCCGGCAGCGACCGCAGCAGCCAGGTGGTGCTGCTGGGCAAGCCGGTGGGCGAGATGAGCGCCCGCGGCTACCACGGGGGGCGCCAGGAGCAGCTGCTCGGCATCGTCACGGACTGCCTGGAGCAGTTGCGGGGCACGTATGACGCCGTGATCTGCGAGGGGGCGGGCAGCCCGGCCGAGATCAACCTGCGCCGGACCGACATCGTGAACATGGGCATCGCGCGGGCCGCGCGGTTCCCTGTGGTCGTGGTCGGCGACATCGACCGCGGCGGGGTCTTCGCGTCGTTCTTCGGCACGACCGCGCTGCTGTCGCCCGAGGACCAGTCGCTGATCGCGGGGTACATGGTCAACAAGTTCCGCGGCGACGTCACCCTGCTGGAACCGGGCATGGAGATGCTGCGGGGCCTGACCGGGCGGGCGACGTACGGGGTGCTGCCCTTCCAGCACGGGCTGGGCATCGACGAGGAGGACGGCCTGCGGGTCTCTCTGCGGGGCGCGGTACGGGAATCCGTGGTCGCCCCGCCCGTGGGCGAGGACGTGCTGCGGGTCGCGGTGTGCGCGGTGCCGCTGATGTCGAACTTCACGGACGTCGACGCGCTCGCGGCGGAGCCGGGAGTGGTCGTGCGGTTCGTGGACCGCGCCGAGGAACTGGTCGACGCGGACCTCGTCGTCGTGCCGGGCACCCGGGGCACGGTGAAGGCCCTCGCCTGGCTGCGCGAGCGCGGGCTGGCGGACGCGCTGGCCCGGCGGGCCGCGGAGGGGCGGCCGGTGCTGGGCATCTGCGGCGGGTTCCAGGTGCTCGGCGAGCACATCGAGGACGAGGTCGAGTCGAAGGCCGGCTCCGTGCCGGGGCTCGGCCTGCTGCCCGTACGCGTGCGCTTCGAGCGGGAGAAGACCCTGGCGCGGCCGGTCGGCTCGGCGCTGGGCGAGCCCGTGGAGGGGTACGAGATCCACCACGGGGTCGCCGAGGTCCTGGGCGGGACCCCCTTCCTGGACGGGTGCCGGGTCGGTTCGGTGTGGGGCACGCACTGGCACGGCTCGCTGGAGTCGGACGGCTTCCGCCGGGCGTTCCTGCGCGAGGTCGCCGCCGCGGCCGGCCGCCGGTTCGTGCCCGCGCCGGACACCTCCTTCGCCACCCTGCGGGAGGAGCAGCTGGACCTGCTCGGCGACCTGGTCGAGGAGCACGCGGACACGGACGCCCTGCTCCGCCTGATCGAGACCGGAGCCCCCTCGGGCCTCCCCTTCCTCCCTCCGGGCGCCCCGTGA
- a CDS encoding amidase domain-containing protein, with protein MPPMPATQSLVIKGTALTGVTTATDCDAPGCATPPNGQLRVGAADGHLWATHLKADLTALPKGARVTSAKLSLIRANCTAPCEAQKPEAFELSTPWTAAQSGKDLLTAAGTESYVSDLALSEVDFGMLVQSWLDRGGNEGLALTAPGTVAGASYHSGTAADTALRPQLTVEYLPPTAPGVVGDIATTPGDTGLLATWNPPLDSGATGDVTYVAKAEKSDGTVVGSWEGTALRAVFSGLNNATSHRVSVTAKNAVGSGPVSRSALAQGVSVAGGTTPYKDYVQAYLTARNKVTTGVSATTAEAAAESAHGAVFGAVLDVQEASLIGGLVALGTQSQSYVGASSALTDTMVAPGGTDRVLVRSTVIQTMTLRVNGVDEVSEDRRAKRFVFNVSGGTVRLESESDDSEAGQKLSPTAAAGTQVAATPADTTGMPTGDAETILLGADGFPVPGSSPAGALTAAYVNGSGTGSWAWNNAGKIPRDYGRNDCTNFVSKALYNGGGMKMRHYAYWQDRAWWRNTSWTSWKKNSHTWSGAQNLFQHLFSYRQPGYVNRAYNLRPGDILFFTWKKDNGVYNHAAVVTGNNQGVVSVAQHGYSAHDTLQGIMARNSTGPNPIVEVGALRPRSR; from the coding sequence ATGCCGCCCATGCCTGCCACGCAGTCCCTGGTCATCAAGGGCACCGCGCTCACGGGCGTGACGACGGCCACCGACTGTGACGCGCCCGGCTGCGCCACGCCGCCGAACGGTCAGCTCCGGGTCGGCGCCGCTGACGGCCACCTGTGGGCCACCCATCTGAAGGCGGACCTCACCGCGCTGCCGAAGGGGGCGCGCGTCACCTCCGCCAAGCTGTCGCTGATCCGCGCCAACTGCACCGCGCCGTGTGAGGCGCAGAAGCCGGAGGCGTTCGAGCTGTCCACGCCGTGGACCGCGGCGCAGAGCGGCAAGGACCTCCTCACGGCCGCGGGCACCGAAAGCTACGTCTCGGACCTCGCGCTGTCCGAGGTCGACTTCGGCATGCTGGTGCAGTCCTGGCTCGACCGCGGCGGCAACGAGGGACTGGCCCTCACCGCCCCCGGCACGGTGGCCGGAGCCTCGTACCACTCGGGTACGGCGGCGGACACCGCCCTGCGTCCCCAGCTGACGGTCGAGTACCTGCCGCCGACCGCTCCCGGCGTGGTCGGCGACATCGCCACCACCCCGGGTGACACCGGCCTGCTCGCCACCTGGAACCCCCCGCTCGACAGCGGGGCGACCGGTGACGTCACGTACGTGGCCAAGGCCGAGAAGAGCGACGGCACGGTGGTGGGCAGCTGGGAGGGCACGGCGCTGCGCGCCGTCTTCTCCGGGCTGAACAACGCGACCTCCCACCGGGTCTCGGTGACGGCGAAGAATGCCGTCGGCAGCGGCCCGGTGTCCCGTTCCGCACTGGCTCAGGGCGTCTCCGTGGCCGGTGGGACCACGCCGTACAAGGACTACGTCCAGGCCTACTTGACCGCCCGCAACAAGGTCACCACGGGGGTCAGTGCCACCACGGCCGAGGCGGCGGCCGAGTCCGCGCACGGCGCGGTCTTCGGAGCGGTCCTCGACGTGCAGGAAGCCTCCCTCATCGGGGGGCTCGTGGCGCTGGGAACGCAAAGCCAGTCGTACGTGGGTGCCAGTTCAGCTCTGACGGACACCATGGTCGCCCCGGGCGGAACCGACCGCGTGCTGGTTCGAAGCACTGTGATCCAGACGATGACCCTGCGGGTCAACGGCGTCGACGAGGTGTCGGAGGACCGGCGGGCCAAGCGGTTCGTGTTCAACGTCTCGGGCGGGACCGTGAGGCTCGAGAGCGAATCCGACGACAGCGAGGCGGGGCAGAAGCTGTCCCCCACGGCTGCGGCGGGAACCCAGGTGGCCGCCACACCGGCCGACACCACGGGCATGCCGACCGGTGACGCGGAGACCATCCTCTTGGGCGCGGACGGGTTCCCCGTGCCGGGCTCCTCCCCGGCCGGCGCCCTCACGGCCGCCTACGTCAACGGTTCGGGTACCGGAAGCTGGGCCTGGAACAACGCCGGCAAGATCCCGAGGGACTACGGCAGAAACGACTGCACCAACTTCGTGTCGAAGGCCCTCTACAACGGTGGCGGCATGAAGATGCGCCACTATGCCTACTGGCAGGACCGCGCCTGGTGGCGGAACACCTCCTGGACGTCGTGGAAGAAGAACAGCCACACCTGGTCAGGGGCCCAGAACCTGTTCCAGCACCTGTTCAGCTACCGCCAGCCCGGCTACGTCAACCGGGCGTACAATCTTCGCCCTGGAGACATCCTGTTCTTCACCTGGAAGAAGGACAACGGTGTGTACAACCACGCGGCGGTCGTGACCGGCAACAACCAGGGCGTCGTCAGTGTTGCCCAGCACGGCTACAGCGCCCACGACACGCTCCAGGGGATCATGGCTCGGAACAGCACCGGCCCCAATCCGATCGTCGAGGTCGGCGCGCTCCGGCCGAGGTCTCGATGA